AAAGCGGCGGAGCAGGAGCGCTGCGTGTCAATGAAAAGGACCTGATGCTGCCGCTCTCACTGCGGCTGGCCGAGAAGTTGCGCTCGCTTGGGGCCACGGTCACCATGACGCGCACGGCGGACCTCACGGTCCCGCTGTACCTTCGTCCCCTGCAGGCTGAGAACGAAGGTGCCGAGGTGCTGCTTTCGGTGCACGCCAACGCCTTGCCCGACGGTGTCGACCCCAAACGGTACCGGGGAGCGGGCGTCTACTATTACTGGCCTCAGGCGCGACCACTGGCCGACGCCCTGCTGGCCTCGCTGCTGCAGCGCGTTCCCGAAGTCGGCAATGACGGCATTCACTACCAGAACCTGGCACTCACGCGGCCCAGCGCCCAGTTGAGCGTACTGATCGAAACCGCTTACCTGACCGACCCGGACAACCTGCGCCTGTTGATGTCGGCCAGCGGACAAGAGCGTCTGGCCGACGCCCTTGCGCGCGGCCTCGAGGATTTCTACCGCGCGCAGACATTGCCACGGCGCTGAGTAGCCGTCAGGACCGTGTCACCAAGGCGGCGTACCATCTAGAGCATGACTCAATTTCTCAGGTCGGCGCGGGCAATGGCCTGCACGCTTCTCCTCTTTCCGGTGCTGGCACAGGGAGCGCAGTCTGCCACTGCACTGAGCGCGCAGAGTGCGGCGCCCCGAACAGCCTCCGCCGCGCAGGGGGTGAACGTCTCGTTGACGCTTCGAAACAGCAGCACCATGGTACAGACCGTGTCGTTCGGGCGCAGCAGTGCTCAGGAGTGCGCCACCGCGCCACACGTCCGCGTGCTGCGGGTCGGCAGTCGGGAAGTGGTTTATCCGGCAGGCGAACCGCGCTTTTGCACCCAGGAACTGCGCAGCGAAAGCGTTCCAGCTCAGGGATCGGTCACGCTCTCACGCACGCTCAATCTTCCTGCAGGCGAGTACATGATTGAAGTCTGGGCCAAGGGTTTTCTGAACGACGAGATGGTGTTTATCCCCGCCGACCCGCTTCGCGTCAGCGTGAAATGACGAACGACCCAGAGGGTACCAGCGAGGGGCTAGAACTTAGCGAGGGCTGATCAGGCGGCAGCAGATTGAGCAACTTTCATCTGGTACAGCGTTCAACCGATTTATGGTAACTAGTATTGACGTCTCCGTTACTAGTAACTACAGTAAGGCATGCGAACTCTCAAAGTCCAACTCAAAGAAGACGAGCATACCCTTCTTGACACCGAAGGGCGCACCGCCCTCACACCCGAAGAGCTCCTTGCCCTGCTCCCTCAACTCTTCGGCCTTAAACAAGCACCCCCGCTCCCCCTCGCCACCCGCAAATACCTTCCTCTCAGTGAGTACCTGAGCGACAGTGACGACAGCGTTCTCACGCTGAGCTTTGCGGATATTGAAAACCTGCTTGGCTTCACCCTCCCTGCATCTGCCAAAAAACATCGTGCCTGGTGGAGCAACAGCTCAACTGGGCATTCGCAAGCCGCAGCCTGGCTCAATCCAGGCTGGAAAGTTGCTGGAGTCACCCGCACCACCGTCACCTTCCAACGCCAGAAAAGAGAAGACATGCACATCATCACGGGACGCGTCGGAGGTAAATCCGCTGGATACGACCTCAACCTCATCTGGAGCGCGCAGGAACTTAAAGGACGGATAGGAGGCGCCCTGTCCGGAAGTGACGTCAACCTCCGCATCGAACACGGACGAGTACAAGGCCGTGTCGGTGGACGCAATTCCGGCTTCGATGTCAAAGGAATACTGACACCCGAGCGCATCGAAATTCGACTTGGCGGTGACGTCATCGGAGCAGACCTGCGCATCGACCTGCACGATTCCACGGCGACAGGGCGCCTTGGCGGAACGAAACTCGGACATGACCTGCAGCTCACGCAAAAATCAAGCGAATGGTGCGGCAGAATTGGTGGCCGCTTTGAAGGGAAAGACGTAGTCCTCAGCAGTGAGGCACCAGGCGAAATTGCAATACTGGCAGCAGCGATCACTTTCAAGGCCTTGGAGGACGACCTCGCTGCAGCAGCTGGCAGCTGAGCTGCTCTAGAGGATGCATGGATGGGGCTCGTACTCAGAAAGGGCGGGGCGAGGGTAACAACATGAGGCGTGCCGCGCCTATCCCAGCGACCTCGACGACAGGTACCACTTCAGGCGCCGGTACTGGCGGCACTTCCAGGGTACGTCCTGCAAAGCAAACACGATGTTGCACGAAGTCCTGAACGCTCTGCTCTACGTGGTCTGCACCGGCGTCCAGTGAGACTACCTCCCACCCAGCGAGATCGTCCGGCAGCAAGCAAAGCGGAGGTTGGAAGCGGGGTGCTTTGAGAACATGCTGCATGACCTGCGGATCTCTCCCGACTCCAGCCAGCCAAAGGGGCCGAGCCGAGCGCGATCATCATCGACAGTCGCACCTTGCAGAGCACGCCGAAAAGCGGGAATCGCGTGGGGTACGATGGTACAAAGAAACGTAAGTGCACCAAAGGGCACTTGGTGGATACGCTCGGTCACCTGCTGACCTTGATCCTGAATTACGAACCCTTGTCAGACACCATCTCACGCACGCTGTTATTAAGCGCACGTGACCGCAGTCTTCCAGCGAACGCGGTGAGCAACAGGACCGGGTAGTCCCGGTCCTGTTGCTCACCGCGGCTTACAGCATCGGCAAGGGAGCGCTCAGGGCCGCCGCCTCAGGATTGAACCTGGGCAGCTCTGGGAGCACCTGTCCGTCCAATCCAAGCAGCTTGCCGTACATGGTGTGCGGTGTGGCGTGCTCGATGCGGGCGGTGTAGATGCCTGCGCCCGTGGCGCCCACAGCTTTGGGCACGACGATCGGGTGGTTGCCCCGGGTATGGCCCTCAAGGAAGTTGGCATCGTAGGCGTCACCGCGCAGCAGCACCTCGACATGGCGACCGACGTAGGCGGCATTCTTGCGTGCCGACCATTCTTTTTGTTTTTCGATCAGGCGCTGCAGGCGTTCGGTCTTGACTTCGCGGGGCAGATCCTCAAAGTGCCGGTAGCTGGGCGTGCCCGGACGCGCGCTGTAGATGAACATGAAGGCACTGTCGTACCCCACCTCGTCGTACAACGAGAGGGTCTCCTGGAAGTCTGCTTCTGTTTCTCCGGGAAAGCCGACGATGATGTCGGTGGAGAGCACGGCGTTCGGCAGGTGCTTCTTGATGGTCTCGACGTGCCCCAGGTACGTTTCGCGGCTGTACTCGCGGGCCATGCGGCGCAGCACCCGCGAGGAACCCGACTGTACCGGCAGGTGAATGAAATCACACACGGCGGGTGTATCGCGCATCGCGAGTACCACGTCCTCGGTGAAGTTCATGGGGTGTGAGGTCGTGAATTTGATGCGTTTCACGCCGGTGTCGCCCACCAGGCGCAGCAATTCGGCGAAACTGGGAATTCCGGGCACGCGCCTGCCCTGATCGATGCCGTAGGCGTTCACGTTCTGCCCGAGCAGCGTGACCTCCTGCACTCCTGCCTCCAGCTGCATGTGCAGCTCACGCAGAATGCTCTCGGGCGTGCGCGAGACCTGCGGACCGCGTGTGGTTGGCACGATGCAGTACGTACAGTGGTGATCACAGCCACGCATGATTGTCAGGTGGGCCTGCAGCTTGCCCTGCGGCGGCGGCGGAATGTGATCGTGGATCTCGTCCTTGAAAGCCAGATTCCAGAAACGTCCGTTCGATGACAGCGCCTCACCGATATCGAGCAGACTGCCCGTCCCGAGCAACACGTCCACTTCGAATTTTCGGGCGATCTGCTGGCCCTCCTCGAGTTGCGCGAGACAACCCATCATGCCGACCACCAGACCCCGCGAGTGCTTCTGCTTGCGCAGGTCGCCCAGAACCGTGCGCACTTTGTCGACCGGCTTTCCCCGAACAGCACAGGTATTTACCAGTACGAAATCTGCCGCGTCGACGTTGTCCACCATGTCCAGGCCCAGGGACACCAGCTGGCTTTCCACCAGGTGAGAGTCGTATTCGTTCATCTGACACCCGTAGGTGATGATGTGTGCCTTCGTCATGAAATCCTCGCTGCGCTCCGCGCGACGTCAGAGTCGCTCCGCCCGCACGTGCTTCACACGCCGGCAACCGGCCCAGTTTAGCGCAACTCGTCGAATAGCCGCCACACTGGCCGCCCCGCCACTGAACGCCGACTGGTGACAGGCCAACCTCGATCAGGGTCCGATCCTGACGTGGAACTGACGTGAGCGTTCAATATGAATGAACCTCAGACTCACCGCGGCGTCTGCGACAGGGTTTTTAATACTGCCAGGCAGAGCGCCTCAGCTGGTAGTTGAAAATTTTAATTTTACTGGTTTTGCGGTCCCAATATTTGAGGGACCGCGGTTTCTTGGCTCATCCGCGACGTTGGTTAACCCTGGCTTGGCATTGGATTAGTGGCTTCGTACCTACACGGGAAATAACTTTCGTAGCCTACAGCAATGGATACGGCGACACACGTTCTCCTGCATCAGCTTTACCAGTCGCTGACACTCGCTTCGCGTTCTGTCGCCGAGCATTATCTCGACGAAGACACGCTCGGTCGCGTTCTGTGCGAACTGAATGATATTGACGCCGCTCTCGGCGACGCCTTGCACGCACCCGGTGTGCGTCCCGAACACCTGCGCCAGCTTCTGTGTGACCTCGAAAGCCGACTCGCCAGCCTCATGTCCAGCCTCGACCAGCCCGAGCGGCCTTACCTGAAACCAATGGTCACGAACCACGAAGTGTACGACTCCCTGGGCGCCTGAAAGCAACGCCGCTCTCGGCTTGGTGTGCTTGATGTTCTGTGGCATCCGGGGCCGGACGTATGCTTTTGGGTGACGCCGCCGATCAAGGTAAAGCGTGACCTGATCTGAACGGCGCACGCTGAGAGTGCACGACTTGTCACGAGCAACATTGATCCTCGGTGGACCCTCCTCGGGTCCACCCCTTTGGCGTGCCCCGCTGGAAGGAACAAACGGCGGCCCACACGGGCCGCCGTTCTCAGGTTCCTTCGCTTAGCGCAGTACGCGCAGGGCTTTGAGGATGGCGATCAGCACAACCGCACCGACAATACTCCAGAGAATGTTCCAGAGACTGAAGCCTTGAGTGGCGCTTGTTCCCGCTGCCGAACCGATGCCCAGCAGGTCACCAAAAATCCAACGGCCCAGCATGGCCCCGAAAATACCAATCAGGATGTTGGCAATCGCGCCTTGTTGGGCGTCCGTCTTCATGATGATGCTGGCCAACCAGCCTGCCAGCGCGCCGACGAGAATGGCAATAATCCAAGTCATATTCACCTCCACGGACAATGATTGCTGTCCTGGGTCCAGCATAGAAAAGTGCTCCTGTAACTATGGGCAACCCACTACCTTCTGAAATTTGCTTCAAGATCAGTCTTACTGTCCCTCAACACCTCATGGAGGCCACTGGGGCAGACTTTTCATGACCGGTCATGCTGTTGTGTGCTGAAAAATGGCCACCGAAGGTACCCGCATCAAGCAGGCGAATGAGCTGACAAGCCAGCCGCAGGAAACGACCTTAATGGCGGCGCTGCACAGCGTCACGGACAATGCCAGCTCGGGTGATCCGACCTTACCTTGCTGCGCGCCGGCCACACGAAGAGCAACTGTGTGGATGGCGTCTTCTTCGGGCGGATTGGGCGAGCGGAATGCGGCGGCCCCCGTGAAACAGAAAAACAAGCCCGCACTTTCGCACGGGCTTCGGCAACACGACATTTTGGCGGAGAGAGAGGGATTCGAACCCTCGATACGGTTGCCCGTATACACGCTTTCCAGGCGTGCTCCTTCAACCACTCGGACACCTCTCCAGCGTTCAGAAGGCTATCTCAGATGGGGGCGGAAATCAAGCGCAGGACGGTTACAAGTCCCCGTGTCCCAAGACGCGGCGTCGATCGCTTGATTGTCCTGCCCGCCCTTTGCAGGTCATTTCAGCTTTAGCTCCATCCTTTCGAGGGCTCAGATGCCGAGCA
The Deinococcus peraridilitoris DSM 19664 genome window above contains:
- a CDS encoding GlsB/YeaQ/YmgE family stress response membrane protein; translation: MTWIIAILVGALAGWLASIIMKTDAQQGAIANILIGIFGAMLGRWIFGDLLGIGSAAGTSATQGFSLWNILWSIVGAVVLIAILKALRVLR
- the miaB gene encoding tRNA (N6-isopentenyl adenosine(37)-C2)-methylthiotransferase MiaB, which gives rise to MTKAHIITYGCQMNEYDSHLVESQLVSLGLDMVDNVDAADFVLVNTCAVRGKPVDKVRTVLGDLRKQKHSRGLVVGMMGCLAQLEEGQQIARKFEVDVLLGTGSLLDIGEALSSNGRFWNLAFKDEIHDHIPPPPQGKLQAHLTIMRGCDHHCTYCIVPTTRGPQVSRTPESILRELHMQLEAGVQEVTLLGQNVNAYGIDQGRRVPGIPSFAELLRLVGDTGVKRIKFTTSHPMNFTEDVVLAMRDTPAVCDFIHLPVQSGSSRVLRRMAREYSRETYLGHVETIKKHLPNAVLSTDIIVGFPGETEADFQETLSLYDEVGYDSAFMFIYSARPGTPSYRHFEDLPREVKTERLQRLIEKQKEWSARKNAAYVGRHVEVLLRGDAYDANFLEGHTRGNHPIVVPKAVGATGAGIYTARIEHATPHTMYGKLLGLDGQVLPELPRFNPEAAALSAPLPML
- a CDS encoding DUF7662 domain-containing protein; translated protein: MRTLKVQLKEDEHTLLDTEGRTALTPEELLALLPQLFGLKQAPPLPLATRKYLPLSEYLSDSDDSVLTLSFADIENLLGFTLPASAKKHRAWWSNSSTGHSQAAAWLNPGWKVAGVTRTTVTFQRQKREDMHIITGRVGGKSAGYDLNLIWSAQELKGRIGGALSGSDVNLRIEHGRVQGRVGGRNSGFDVKGILTPERIEIRLGGDVIGADLRIDLHDSTATGRLGGTKLGHDLQLTQKSSEWCGRIGGRFEGKDVVLSSEAPGEIAILAAAITFKALEDDLAAAAGS